A genomic region of Desulfosarcina ovata subsp. ovata contains the following coding sequences:
- a CDS encoding SDR family NAD(P)-dependent oxidoreductase: MTKSPKVALVLGAVKGIGKAIALDLLQHGIRVAATWFDWPESQAAMQADFADTGTEHLIQRIDLLNPHAIDGLLEPVIDRFGRLDILVNNIERGGWPVVHGRYIPEQWDLELATTLRAKRWVFEAALPHLKASGDGSVVNISSIAGMVGRSGPASVLFNEGYAAANRGISLLTETWARLGAPEVRVNELMIGVVETRHGPQTRGWGLLTAAQQQAIVDHTLLARIGRIDDVVRAVRFLLDDAPFMTGSVLRLDGGYPLGGEAVAPMPDGVV, translated from the coding sequence ATGACAAAGTCCCCAAAAGTCGCCCTGGTGCTCGGTGCGGTCAAGGGAATCGGCAAAGCCATCGCCCTGGATCTGCTGCAACACGGCATCCGCGTGGCCGCCACCTGGTTTGACTGGCCGGAGAGTCAGGCCGCCATGCAGGCCGATTTCGCCGACACCGGTACAGAACACCTGATTCAACGCATCGACCTTCTCAACCCCCATGCCATCGACGGCCTGTTGGAACCGGTCATCGACCGTTTCGGTCGGCTGGATATTCTTGTCAACAACATCGAACGCGGCGGATGGCCGGTGGTTCACGGTCGTTACATCCCCGAGCAGTGGGATCTGGAACTGGCCACCACCCTGCGGGCCAAAAGGTGGGTTTTCGAGGCTGCCCTGCCCCACCTGAAAGCATCCGGGGATGGTTCGGTGGTTAATATCTCTTCCATTGCCGGTATGGTTGGCCGCAGCGGTCCGGCCAGCGTCCTGTTCAACGAGGGGTACGCTGCCGCCAACCGTGGCATCTCGCTGCTCACGGAAACCTGGGCCCGCCTGGGTGCCCCCGAAGTGCGGGTCAACGAACTGATGATCGGCGTGGTGGAGACGCGCCACGGGCCGCAAACCCGCGGGTGGGGTCTGTTAACGGCGGCACAGCAGCAGGCCATCGTGGATCACACCCTGCTTGCCAGAATCGGCCGCATCGACGATGTGGTCCGTGCCGTCCGTTTTCTTTTGGACGACGCACCGTTCATGACCGGCAGCGTGCTGCGTCTGGACGGCGGTTATCCGCTGGGCGGGGAGGCGGTTGCGCCCATGCCCGACGGCGTGGTCTGA
- a CDS encoding restriction endonuclease subunit S: MRAKLKEIASIQMGYSFRSRLDFMNKGLTAVIQMKDLTDDNVVDCRDLIQIDMDSLKDRHLARLGDIVFRSRGLVTTAVLLSEDPGQAVIAAPLIKIRVDEKAILPDYLVWYINQPLAQAYFTSRAKGTTQKMISKQTLENVEISVPSLDRQQAIVDIAALADKEQVLLEKIAVRRNHYVLTKLMQFVEKAS, translated from the coding sequence ATGAGAGCTAAGCTTAAAGAAATTGCATCAATCCAAATGGGATATTCATTCCGATCCCGGTTGGATTTCATGAATAAAGGCCTCACGGCTGTCATTCAAATGAAGGATCTAACAGATGATAATGTTGTTGACTGTCGTGATTTGATTCAGATCGATATGGACTCTTTAAAAGATCGCCATTTGGCAAGATTAGGCGACATCGTTTTTCGTTCGCGGGGTCTGGTGACAACCGCTGTGTTGCTATCCGAAGATCCGGGCCAGGCAGTCATTGCCGCACCGTTAATTAAAATTCGCGTCGATGAAAAAGCAATTTTGCCGGATTATTTGGTTTGGTACATCAACCAACCCCTCGCCCAGGCGTATTTTACCAGCCGGGCAAAAGGTACCACCCAGAAAATGATCAGCAAACAGACACTGGAAAATGTCGAGATAAGTGTGCCGTCGCTCGACCGTCAGCAGGCGATTGTGGACATCGCTGCGTTAGCAGACAAGGAGCAGGTGCTGTTAGAAAAAATTGCCGTGCGACGCAACCATTACGTTTTGACAAAACTGATGCAATTTGTGGAAAAAGCATCGTGA
- a CDS encoding YkgJ family cysteine cluster protein yields MRDPVFPLSKHQTFRFRCSPEVACFNACCRDLQQVLTPYDILCLKQYTEMSSSEFLKRYTEASTGPGTGLPVVSLRFADAADLACPFVSDAGCWVYPARPASCRTYPLARGVSYNRETGKRVEHWALIREPHCRGFDSGPEQTIDRWVEGQQIAEHNRMNDRMLSLISDKNRFRPGPLKPSESQLVYTALYDLDVFRETLFTTGKPVKNLGGIKNMDQARSDDSALLTVAMAWVRENVFTLSQENDAR; encoded by the coding sequence ATGCGCGATCCTGTTTTTCCACTGAGCAAGCACCAGACGTTCCGTTTCCGCTGCTCTCCCGAGGTGGCCTGTTTCAACGCCTGCTGCCGGGATTTGCAGCAGGTATTGACCCCCTATGACATTCTTTGCCTGAAGCAATATACAGAGATGTCATCCTCCGAGTTTCTCAAACGCTATACCGAGGCAAGTACCGGCCCGGGAACGGGGCTGCCGGTGGTCAGCCTGCGCTTCGCCGATGCGGCCGATCTGGCCTGCCCGTTTGTCAGTGATGCCGGCTGCTGGGTCTATCCGGCCAGGCCCGCCTCTTGCCGGACCTATCCCCTGGCCCGAGGAGTCTCCTATAACCGGGAGACGGGCAAACGGGTCGAGCACTGGGCGCTGATCCGGGAACCCCATTGCCGCGGTTTTGACAGCGGTCCGGAACAAACCATTGACCGGTGGGTCGAGGGTCAGCAGATTGCCGAGCATAACCGCATGAATGACCGCATGCTGTCTCTGATCAGCGACAAAAACCGTTTCCGCCCGGGCCCGCTGAAGCCCTCCGAAAGCCAATTGGTCTATACCGCCTTATACGACTTGGATGTTTTTCGCGAAACGCTCTTCACCACCGGAAAACCCGTAAAAAACCTTGGCGGCATCAAAAATATGGACCAGGCCCGCAGCGACGATTCGGCATTGCTGACCGTGGCCATGGCCTGGGTCAGGGAGAATGTGTTTACCCTTTCACAGGAAAACGACGCCCGATGA
- a CDS encoding aspartate/glutamate racemase family protein, translating into MKTIGLLGGMSWESTLTYYRAVNEGVKNRLGGLHSAKIVLYSVDFDPIERLQHQGDWDGTADILSDAARCIEAGGADFMLICTNTMHKVADRVAAAVNIPLLHIADATGEALRNAGIQRVGLLGTAFTMEQDFYKGRLMKKYGLDVLIPDENDRLQVHDVIYQELCLGVIKPESRQAYVGVVDRLAQNGAEAVILGCTEIGLLINQADTPVPLYDTTVIHAGKAVELAFS; encoded by the coding sequence ATGAAAACCATTGGATTGTTAGGCGGAATGAGCTGGGAGAGCACCCTGACCTATTACCGGGCCGTCAACGAGGGCGTGAAAAACCGTCTCGGCGGCCTCCATTCGGCAAAGATCGTCCTTTACAGCGTCGATTTCGATCCCATCGAACGGTTGCAACACCAGGGTGATTGGGATGGGACGGCCGATATTTTATCGGACGCGGCCCGGTGCATCGAAGCCGGCGGTGCCGATTTTATGCTGATCTGTACCAACACCATGCACAAGGTGGCCGACCGGGTGGCTGCCGCCGTCAACATCCCCCTGTTGCATATTGCCGATGCCACCGGGGAGGCCCTGCGAAATGCAGGAATCCAACGCGTCGGATTGCTGGGCACGGCCTTTACTATGGAGCAGGATTTCTACAAAGGCCGGCTGATGAAGAAATACGGGCTGGACGTTTTGATTCCCGACGAGAATGATCGCCTGCAGGTGCACGACGTGATCTACCAAGAGCTGTGCCTGGGCGTCATCAAGCCGGAATCCAGGCAGGCGTATGTCGGTGTTGTCGACCGCCTGGCCCAAAACGGTGCCGAGGCGGTGATCCTGGGCTGCACCGAGATCGGGCTGCTGATCAACCAGGCCGATACACCGGTGCCCCTTTACGATACGACCGTCATTCATGCCGGGAAGGCGGTGGAACTGGCGTTTTCCTGA
- a CDS encoding aldo/keto reductase, which yields MPVLEDQNLGLMVWSPLAGGLLSGKYDRDGRGPDGARRVDFDFPPVNKDRAFDVVGVMREIARDKVASVAQIALSWLLHQPVVTSVIIGAKTPEQLAENLAAPEVTLTDDELARLKSVSELPAEYPGWMLERQAAYRFLEPLADA from the coding sequence GTGCCTGTTTTGGAGGACCAGAACCTGGGTCTGATGGTCTGGAGCCCTTTGGCCGGCGGTCTCCTGTCCGGCAAATACGACCGGGATGGCCGCGGTCCGGATGGCGCCCGACGGGTTGATTTCGATTTCCCGCCGGTGAATAAGGACCGCGCCTTCGACGTGGTGGGCGTGATGCGGGAAATTGCCCGGGACAAGGTTGCCTCCGTGGCCCAGATTGCCCTGAGCTGGCTGCTGCACCAACCGGTGGTCACCAGCGTCATCATCGGCGCCAAAACCCCGGAACAACTGGCCGAAAACCTCGCTGCGCCGGAGGTAACGCTCACCGATGATGAATTGGCACGTCTCAAATCGGTCAGCGAACTGCCGGCCGAGTATCCCGGCTGGATGCTTGAGCGACAGGCCGCATACCGGTTTCTGGAACCGCTGGCGGACGCGTAA
- a CDS encoding type I restriction-modification system subunit M: MNEKVDQKDINNAAWSVCDTFRGVMDAAGYKDYILVMLFVKYISDVWKDHYEKYRQQYGDDDERIRRKLERERFVLPMAELKDPDTGEIEDRFLADFYSLYERRNATNIGELINIALDAIEEANKVKLEGVFRNIDFNSEANLGKTKDRNRRLKLMLEDFRKPQLDMRPSRVSEDVIGNTYIYLIERFASDAGKKAGEFYTPHKVSELVAKLAGPRPGNRICDPACGSGGLLIEAAREVGDGNYALFGMEVNGSTWALARMNMFLHKADSARIEWCNTLTSPTLVENDRLMKFDIVVANPPFSLKKWGAETAENDRYNRFWRGVPPKSKGDWAFISHMVEAALEKEGRVSVVVPHGVLFRGAAEGRIRRHMIEENLLDAVIGLPGNLFPTTSIPVAILVFDRSREKGGLNQDRTDVLFVDASREFSSGKNQNALSDEHIEKILATVKGRKDVDKYAHLAGFDEIEENDFNLNIPRYVDTFEEEEEIDIDAVQREIDALEKELAEIRLEMAEKLKEIER; the protein is encoded by the coding sequence ATGAACGAAAAAGTCGATCAAAAAGATATCAACAACGCAGCCTGGTCAGTCTGCGACACATTTCGTGGCGTGATGGATGCGGCCGGATACAAGGATTATATTCTGGTGATGCTCTTCGTAAAATATATTTCCGATGTTTGGAAAGATCACTATGAAAAGTACCGTCAACAATACGGTGATGATGATGAGCGTATCCGGCGCAAACTGGAGCGCGAGCGGTTCGTGCTGCCCATGGCTGAACTGAAGGACCCGGATACGGGTGAAATCGAAGACCGCTTTCTGGCCGATTTCTACAGCCTATACGAGCGGCGCAATGCCACCAATATCGGAGAGCTGATCAACATCGCCCTGGACGCCATCGAGGAGGCCAACAAAGTCAAGCTCGAAGGGGTTTTCCGTAACATCGATTTCAATAGCGAAGCCAATTTGGGCAAAACCAAGGACCGCAATCGGCGTTTAAAACTGATGCTAGAGGATTTTCGCAAACCCCAGTTGGACATGCGGCCCAGCCGGGTTTCCGAGGATGTCATCGGCAATACCTATATCTACTTGATCGAACGCTTTGCATCGGATGCCGGTAAAAAGGCCGGTGAATTCTACACCCCCCATAAAGTATCGGAGCTGGTCGCCAAGCTGGCCGGGCCGAGACCGGGAAACCGAATTTGTGACCCCGCCTGCGGTTCGGGTGGCTTGCTCATCGAGGCGGCCCGTGAGGTGGGAGATGGGAATTACGCTCTTTTCGGCATGGAGGTCAATGGGAGCACCTGGGCTCTGGCGCGCATGAACATGTTTCTGCACAAAGCCGACAGCGCCCGGATTGAGTGGTGTAACACCCTCACCTCGCCGACCCTCGTGGAAAACGACCGTTTGATGAAATTCGATATCGTGGTGGCCAATCCGCCATTTTCGCTTAAAAAATGGGGGGCGGAAACGGCTGAGAACGATCGTTACAATCGCTTCTGGCGCGGTGTGCCGCCCAAATCCAAGGGTGATTGGGCGTTTATCAGCCATATGGTGGAAGCGGCATTGGAAAAGGAGGGGCGTGTCTCGGTCGTGGTGCCCCATGGCGTTCTGTTTCGAGGCGCCGCCGAGGGTCGCATCCGTCGCCATATGATTGAGGAGAACCTGCTTGACGCCGTGATCGGTTTGCCAGGCAACCTCTTTCCCACCACCTCCATCCCCGTGGCGATCCTGGTGTTTGATCGCAGCAGGGAAAAAGGCGGCCTCAACCAGGATCGCACGGATGTGCTTTTTGTGGACGCCAGCCGTGAGTTCTCGTCCGGCAAAAACCAGAATGCCCTGTCCGATGAGCACATCGAAAAAATTCTGGCCACGGTCAAAGGCCGCAAGGATGTGGATAAATATGCCCATCTGGCCGGTTTCGACGAAATCGAGGAAAACGACTTCAATCTCAATATCCCCCGCTATGTGGATACCTTCGAAGAGGAGGAGGAAATCGATATCGATGCCGTTCAGCGGGAGATCGATGCCTTGGAAAAGGAGCTGGCCGAGATTCGGTTGGAAATGGCCGAGAAGCTTAAGGAGATTGAGCGATGA
- the aprB gene encoding adenylyl-sulfate reductase subunit beta gives MPSFVIQEKCDGCKGGDKTACMYICPNDLMVLDPNAMKAYNQEPDQCWECFSCVKICPTQAIEVRGYADFVPLGSSIMPMMGTEDVMWTCKFRNGLIKRFKFPIRTTPEGQANAYADLKGKDLESGLLSTQEADGVTIPTPQM, from the coding sequence ATGCCAAGTTTTGTAATTCAGGAAAAATGTGACGGCTGCAAGGGTGGCGATAAGACCGCTTGCATGTACATTTGTCCCAACGACCTGATGGTCCTGGATCCCAATGCCATGAAAGCCTACAACCAGGAACCGGATCAGTGCTGGGAATGCTTTTCCTGCGTAAAGATCTGCCCCACCCAGGCCATCGAAGTGCGAGGCTATGCCGATTTCGTACCGCTGGGAAGCTCCATTATGCCCATGATGGGCACCGAGGACGTCATGTGGACCTGTAAGTTCAGAAATGGCCTTATCAAACGCTTCAAGTTCCCCATCCGGACCACCCCCGAAGGCCAGGCCAATGCCTATGCCGATCTTAAGGGCAAGGACCTCGAAAGCGGTCTGCTGTCCACCCAAGAAGCTGACGGCGTCACCATTCCGACCCCGCAGATGTAA
- a CDS encoding sugar phosphate isomerase/epimerase family protein encodes MNFPVTPVLTEIDTFARMGFDYLELAMDPPMAHHSVLAGARKAISQALEENGLGLVCHLPTFVSTADLTESIRRASVQEMHQSLAVAADLEAAKVVLHPSMAGGMGAFVMDTVKGYLFDFLSTMVTAAERLGMSICLENMFPRYRIGVEADDFDEIFSTFPSLRMTLDTGHANIDDARGKRLKTLVQRFGSRIDHVHVSDNRGRVDDHLAVGLGTVRFADLVTHLKAAEYDGTMTLEIFDENRQMLVDSRERMKALFLEHSR; translated from the coding sequence ATGAATTTTCCGGTTACACCGGTGTTGACGGAAATTGACACGTTTGCCCGGATGGGGTTCGATTATCTGGAACTGGCCATGGATCCCCCCATGGCCCATCACAGCGTCCTGGCAGGGGCGCGCAAGGCGATCTCCCAGGCGCTGGAGGAAAACGGACTCGGGCTGGTCTGCCATCTACCGACCTTCGTGAGCACCGCTGACCTGACTGAAAGCATTCGGCGGGCATCGGTGCAGGAAATGCATCAATCCCTGGCCGTGGCCGCTGACCTGGAGGCTGCCAAAGTTGTTCTGCACCCCAGCATGGCCGGCGGCATGGGCGCGTTTGTCATGGATACGGTCAAAGGGTACCTGTTTGATTTTTTGTCAACCATGGTGACCGCGGCCGAACGCCTGGGGATGTCGATCTGTCTGGAAAACATGTTCCCCCGCTACCGGATCGGAGTCGAGGCGGACGATTTCGATGAGATTTTCAGTACCTTTCCTTCCCTGAGAATGACTCTGGATACCGGTCATGCCAACATTGACGATGCGCGGGGAAAACGCCTGAAAACCCTGGTACAGCGTTTTGGTTCCAGGATCGATCACGTCCATGTCAGCGATAACCGCGGTCGGGTCGACGATCACCTGGCCGTCGGGCTGGGAACCGTCCGGTTTGCCGATCTGGTAACCCATCTCAAGGCCGCAGAATACGACGGCACAATGACTCTGGAGATCTTCGACGAAAACCGCCAAATGCTGGTGGACAGCCGCGAGCGCATGAAAGCCCTCTTTCTAGAGCATTCAAGATAA
- a CDS encoding exopolyphosphatase, with protein sequence MRVVTRPDFDGVVCAILLMDALNITPPVHWTQPSDMQRGQVVIRAGDVIANLPYHENCSLWFDHHYSNQPDKPIPGAFKLAPSAAGIVYDTYRDRLKRDYRELVHQTDRIDSADLTLDEILHPEKYPFVLLSMTISNDPKEKDYWEHLIALMRRHPMDQVMNDQQVRRRCGEVVAANVTYEKALKANTTLVDHVSITDFRDLDPVPNGNRFLIYSLFPECTVNVKIVHDGNDITSIKVGHSILNRGCQVNVGKMLAGFEGGGHRGAGACRFARSRADDYLSRIVSILKANQPV encoded by the coding sequence ATGAGAGTGGTGACAAGACCCGATTTTGATGGTGTGGTATGTGCCATCCTGTTGATGGACGCATTGAACATTACCCCACCGGTGCACTGGACGCAGCCCAGTGACATGCAACGCGGCCAGGTGGTCATCCGGGCGGGCGATGTCATCGCCAACCTCCCTTACCACGAAAACTGCAGCCTGTGGTTCGACCACCACTATTCCAATCAGCCGGACAAACCGATCCCGGGCGCCTTTAAGCTTGCTCCGTCGGCCGCCGGTATCGTTTACGATACCTATCGCGATCGATTGAAACGCGATTACCGGGAACTGGTCCACCAGACCGACCGGATCGATTCGGCCGACCTGACCCTGGATGAAATTCTGCACCCGGAAAAGTACCCGTTCGTTCTGCTGTCCATGACCATCTCCAATGACCCCAAGGAAAAAGATTACTGGGAACACCTGATCGCCCTGATGCGTCGCCATCCAATGGATCAGGTGATGAACGACCAGCAGGTCAGACGGCGTTGCGGGGAGGTGGTGGCGGCCAATGTCACCTATGAAAAGGCCCTCAAGGCGAACACCACTCTGGTCGACCATGTTTCCATTACCGATTTCCGGGATCTGGATCCAGTGCCCAATGGGAACCGCTTTCTCATCTATTCCCTTTTCCCCGAATGTACCGTTAATGTCAAAATCGTCCATGACGGCAACGATATCACCAGCATCAAAGTCGGACACAGTATCCTGAACCGCGGCTGTCAGGTCAATGTGGGAAAAATGTTGGCCGGCTTTGAAGGCGGAGGACATCGCGGCGCCGGCGCCTGCCGTTTCGCGCGTTCCAGGGCCGACGATTACCTGTCCCGGATTGTATCGATTCTGAAAGCGAACCAGCCCGTTTAA